Genomic window (Roseivirga sp. 4D4):
TCTGTTGCGGATGTACGATATAGCTCTACTTATGGATCGATCAAGAGAAAGGATCTGGATAGGGTAGTGACATTAAGCTCGAACGTTTTGGCAGGAGCTAATGCCACCGTAATTAATGACCAGCTAAAAGCGTTGATGGCGGATTACGATATGCCTGCTGGATACAGTTACGCTTTTACTGGTGAAGCAGAAGAGCAGGCTGAGAACATGGCCTTCCTGGCGAAAGCCTTATTGATTGCGGTTTTCTCAATCTTCTTGATTATCGTTTCGCAGTTCAATAAGATCACAGCGCCATTTATCATTATGGTATCTGTACTATTGAGTACAATTGGTGTGTTCTTGGGCTTAGTAATATTCAACATGGATTTCGTGGTAATCATGACCATGGTGGGTATCATTGCCTTGGCCGGTATTGTTGTCAACAATGCTATTGTACTGATCGACTTCATTGAGCTTACTAGAAAGAGAAGAAGACAAGAACTGGGCATGGGTGATGATGAAACATTGCCAATGGATGAAGTGGTAGAGTCGATAATTTCAGCCGGTAGAACTAGGTTGAGACCCGTGCTTTTGACAGCAATTACCACCATCTTAGGTCTAGTGCCTTTGGCCGTTGGTTTGAACATAGACTTTATAGGAACATTCATTAGTTATAACGCTGACTTCTATGTTGGTGGGGATAATGTGATTTTCTGGGGGCCAATGTCTTGGACAATCATATTCGGACTAACATTCGCAACTTTCTTTACACTGATTATGGTACCTACCATGTATCTACTGGCTGATAAGCTATTGTATAGAATCGCTAAGTGGCGAGGTAAAGTGAGTGTAATTGACATGTCAGAATCTTCAGGCGGGCCAAGAAAGGTTTTGGCCTGATGTTTGATAATAGTATTAACGTGGTGATTATGATCCTCTTCAATGAGGATCATTCATAGTTAAGGTTGATTTGGTGGCTCCCGAGGTGGTACTCGGGAGTCTTTTTTTTGAACCCATCGTGTCAGTATTAGGTTAGAATAATTAGATGAGCATTTCGCCACTTTTCTTTATAGTGATCATAGCCTTTCTTGGCTGGCTCGACTACTATGCTTATCAGGCAACAAAAGCCCTCTTAATTGGGAAGAGCAATGCCCTCAGAACTACGCTGAGATATTTATATCTGGTTCAGGCCATCGTTATGCTTTCTCTTGCGGTTTATTTAAGGTTCGTTCAGTCAGGAACGGTACCATTCTCCTTCTTAATGTCGATCGTTTTCATGTCATATACCGCTAAGTTGGTTGCGGTCGTATTCGTGTTCTTTGACGACATAAGAAGAGTATTGAGCCTGTTCTTTGCAGGCAGACGAAGAAGGTATGAAAAGAGAGTGGCTGCCGGACAGAAGATGCCACGTTCTAAGTTTTTAGCACGAAGTGCTGTAGTTATGGCAACCCTGCCCATCGTCACTATGAGCTTTGGTATAGTCAGAGGGGCCTATGACTATAGGCTCAGGAGGCGTAGAGTTTACTTACCTAACCTTCCTAAACAGTTTGAGGGAATTAAGGTAGCCCAATTATCAGATATCCATAGCGGAAGCTTTTATGATAAAGTAGCTGTTAAGGGAGGAATTGAAATGTTGATGGCTGAAAAGCCTGATATGGTCTTTTTTACTGGAGATCTTGTGAATAACCAAACCAAAGAAGTTTCGGAGTACTTCGATCTTTTCTCAAAGGTAAAAGCCGATCTGGGAGTCTTTTCAACGCTCGGTAATCACGACTATGGTGATTACATGGCTTGGTCTTCTATGGCTGAAAAGAATAATAACCTGAGAGACATGGTCAAGGTGCATGAGCGAATGGGGTGGGATCTCCTAATGAATGAGAACCGGTCTATCCGAATTGGTACCGACCAGATTTCAGTTTTGGGTGTTGAAAACTGGGGTGCTGGTCGCTTTGCCAAGTATGGTCGCCTCGATCAGACTGCTTTGAATGCCGAAGGTGATGTGAAGCTTTTACTCTCTCATGACCCTAGTCACTGGGATGCCCAGGTGAGAGGACAACAGCCGGATATTGATATCACATTTTCAGGTCACACCCATGGTATGCAGTTAGGGGTAGAAATCGGTGATTTCCGTTGGAGCCCTTCCAAGTATATTTACAAACAGTGGGCGGATCTCTATCAAGAACAGCATCAATATCTCTATGTGAATCGAGGCTTCGGTTTTCTTGGTTTCCCAGGAAGGATAGGCATACTACCAGAGATCACCATTATGGAGTTGACTTCACGTCCTTTGGCTTAAGCCAACTTTTTATCTTCTGACCTCCGTCTTCCACCTTCTTTTCCTAAATTCAGGGCCAAATCAATCAAAACATGAAAAAACTGGTCATTATTCTGCTGTGCCTTATTGGCACAAACCTTCAAGCTCAAACAACACCCAACTGGATTCGATACCAAAGTATCTCTCCCGATGGTCAACACATTGTCTTTACTTACAAGGGCGATCTGTATCGAGTAGCCGCCTCAGGTGGAGATGCAACTCAGTTGACTTTCCATCAGGCACATGATTATATGCCTGTTTGGAGTAAGGATAGCAAGCACATAGCATTCGCATCAGACCGCTACGGGAATTTTGATGTGTATGTCATGGATGCGATGGGCGGACAGGCAACCCGCCTCACTTTCCATTCAAATGATGAAAGTCCCTATACATTTACGCATGACAATAAGAACGTAGTTTTTGGTGCTTTAAGGCAAGACAGAGCGGAGCATCGCCAGTATCCACATGGATCGCAATCCGAACTGTATAAGGTGCCAGTAGGCGGAGGTCGGGTTGACCAAGTCTTCACTATTCCTGCCGAGTATGTTCAAGTCAGTAAGGACGGCCGATATATGGTCTACCATGATAAAAAGGGTGGAGAGAACGAATTTAGAAAGCATCACAAATCATCTATTACAAGAGATATCTGGATGTATGATGTCAGAAGAGATGAGCATAAAATGCTTACTAACAGAGAAGTGGAAGATCGTCAACCAGTTTTTAGTGCTGATGAGAAGAGTCTTTATTATTTAAATGAATCAAGTGGCACCTTCAACGTACATAAATTGTCCATTGAAGACCCCAGTCAGAGCCAACAACTCACAAATTTCAATTTACATCCTGTACGTTTCTTAAGCTTCGGCAATGGTACACTTTGTTTCGGTTATGACGGAGAACTATATACAATGCAGGAGGGAAGTCAGCCTCAAAAAATCGCTGTCAATATTCGCACACAAGACAAGGCAAATGCAGATAAGTTTATATCGATAAACGGAGGTGTTCGCGAGATGGCAATTGCTCCTAATGGTAAGGAAATAGCTTTTATCGCAAGAGGAGAGGTGTTCGTGACTTCTGTAGATGGATCGCTTACCAAAAGAATTACAAATACTCCGGAACAAGAACGCTTCGTAACCTGGGGCCCCGAGGGGAAATCAGTTGTCTATGCGAGTGAACGAGAAGGGAAATGGAATATCTACAAGTCAAGTAAAGAGAGAGCTTCTGAAGAACCATTCTTTTTCGCTTCGACACTATTAAAAGAAGAGGCCGTATTGAGTAATGATGAGGATAATTATATGCCTCAGTACTCTCCTGATGGCAAGAAAATGGCCTTCATCGCTGGTCGAAGAACGCTTAGGGTGCTAGATATAGCGTCTGGAAATTCTGTTGATTTATTGACACCTAATGACCTTTTCCATATGCGTGATGGTGACAAGTATTTTACCTGGAGTCCTGACAGTAAATGGCTCTTAGTAGACTGGAGTATGAGCTTAAATAATAGCGAAGTGCTTTTAATGGCCGCTGATGGAAGTAACCGAGTGAATCTCACAGAAAGTGGATACTATGACTCCAGACCAAAGTGGGTGAATGGCGGCAAGCAAATGATCTGGTTCAGTAATAGAAACGGATTGAAGAGTTACGCGACAAGCGGTCAATCACAAAGGGATGTTTACTCCATGTTTTTCACTCAGGATGGTTGGGATAAGTACCAACTAAATAAAGAAGAGTACGCCCTGATGAAGGAAATAGAGAAAGAAAAGAAAAAGGGAGAGAAGAAAGAAGATAGCAAAGACAAGAAGGAGGACGAAAAGAAAGATGAAGCTAAAAAAGATCTGACCTTCGACTTTGAAGATATGAGAGATCGCAAGGTCAGGTTCACTATCCATTCTTCAAGTCTTGGTGACGCTACGCTTTCTAAGGATGGTGAGAAACTTTACTATTTAGCAAGCTTCGAAGGTGGACAGAACCTTTGGGTAACCAATCTTAGAACTCGAGATACTAAGATGGCGATTAAACTCAATGGAGGTTTTGGCTCTTTTCAATGGGATAAGGACATGAAGAACCTTTACCTACTAAGTGGTGGAAGGATCTCTAAGGTTAATCCTGATGCTGGTAAACGAGAGTCGATCAGCATAAGAGGGGAAATGGAGTATGATGCTGTGGCAGAGAGAAGCTATATGTTTGATCACGTATGGATCCGCACCAAAAACATATTCTATGAACCAACTTTCCACGGGATCGATTGGGCCTTGATGCGTACGGAGTATGCTAAATATTTGCCTTCTATTGGCAATAGCTACGAGTTCTCGGAAATGCTTTCAGAAATGTTGGGAGAGCTAAATGTTTCGCATGCCGGAGCCCGATATGGTACCAGTATTCCTAATGCAGATGCAACAGCGTCCCTAGGAATCTTCATGGACTATGATCATAAGGGCAATGG
Coding sequences:
- a CDS encoding metallophosphoesterase codes for the protein MSISPLFFIVIIAFLGWLDYYAYQATKALLIGKSNALRTTLRYLYLVQAIVMLSLAVYLRFVQSGTVPFSFLMSIVFMSYTAKLVAVVFVFFDDIRRVLSLFFAGRRRRYEKRVAAGQKMPRSKFLARSAVVMATLPIVTMSFGIVRGAYDYRLRRRRVYLPNLPKQFEGIKVAQLSDIHSGSFYDKVAVKGGIEMLMAEKPDMVFFTGDLVNNQTKEVSEYFDLFSKVKADLGVFSTLGNHDYGDYMAWSSMAEKNNNLRDMVKVHERMGWDLLMNENRSIRIGTDQISVLGVENWGAGRFAKYGRLDQTALNAEGDVKLLLSHDPSHWDAQVRGQQPDIDITFSGHTHGMQLGVEIGDFRWSPSKYIYKQWADLYQEQHQYLYVNRGFGFLGFPGRIGILPEITIMELTSRPLA
- a CDS encoding S41 family peptidase, which gives rise to MKKLVIILLCLIGTNLQAQTTPNWIRYQSISPDGQHIVFTYKGDLYRVAASGGDATQLTFHQAHDYMPVWSKDSKHIAFASDRYGNFDVYVMDAMGGQATRLTFHSNDESPYTFTHDNKNVVFGALRQDRAEHRQYPHGSQSELYKVPVGGGRVDQVFTIPAEYVQVSKDGRYMVYHDKKGGENEFRKHHKSSITRDIWMYDVRRDEHKMLTNREVEDRQPVFSADEKSLYYLNESSGTFNVHKLSIEDPSQSQQLTNFNLHPVRFLSFGNGTLCFGYDGELYTMQEGSQPQKIAVNIRTQDKANADKFISINGGVREMAIAPNGKEIAFIARGEVFVTSVDGSLTKRITNTPEQERFVTWGPEGKSVVYASEREGKWNIYKSSKERASEEPFFFASTLLKEEAVLSNDEDNYMPQYSPDGKKMAFIAGRRTLRVLDIASGNSVDLLTPNDLFHMRDGDKYFTWSPDSKWLLVDWSMSLNNSEVLLMAADGSNRVNLTESGYYDSRPKWVNGGKQMIWFSNRNGLKSYATSGQSQRDVYSMFFTQDGWDKYQLNKEEYALMKEIEKEKKKGEKKEDSKDKKEDEKKDEAKKDLTFDFEDMRDRKVRFTIHSSSLGDATLSKDGEKLYYLASFEGGQNLWVTNLRTRDTKMAIKLNGGFGSFQWDKDMKNLYLLSGGRISKVNPDAGKRESISIRGEMEYDAVAERSYMFDHVWIRTKNIFYEPTFHGIDWALMRTEYAKYLPSIGNSYEFSEMLSEMLGELNVSHAGARYGTSIPNADATASLGIFMDYDHKGNGIRIVEVLKGGPLDKAKFNIEPGMIIEKIDGELVTPDRDVATYLNRKSGKFTLLEITGPKKSDRQQITVKPITLRAERGLLYNRFVKINEKEVEEKSGGKLGYVHIPGMSDGPYRSIYEDIMGKYFDRKGIIVDTRFNGGGDLVADLAMFFTGEPFITYATAAKVVGGEPTSRWTKPTLALFNESMYSDGHCFAQGYTDLKIGKTIGMPVPGTCSFAGWEGLPDGGRWGVVPVSAKDKSGRWMENLQTEPTIKLKNMPGVIDKNRDQQLERAIQEMLNDVGN